In the Ensifer adhaerens genome, one interval contains:
- a CDS encoding glycosyltransferase family 2 protein — protein MKLSDVSRNGASISIIVPTYNRAQYLPASLDALLPQIGRDDEIIVVVDGSTDETADVLARYGNRIEVIEQANAGKARALNAGLQKCRGQFVWIVDDDDVVCPTALGDLMQVFEADPSAGIAYGRYVRFQHEKDGAAKFLDTGYWNDCPTNEFLIATLEDFFVHQPGMLVRRSLYDAAGAFDEALPRSVDYDMLIRLSLLGKAASTANVIFHQRLHDGDRGPAASRFQAQRRDQNWISNDALIFDRLHQTLPLTDYLPSRRIESGDEERSALLQRGAIMARKKRWDIAISDFGRALEQSRSPLTPYEKRILRRATGSKYDCDEVFGNALIDEGLRSLSGSFPPGRELARSLARGLVWRARQAAAQGQLKRSSRIAAQACRWAAASWG, from the coding sequence ATGAAGCTATCGGACGTATCTCGCAACGGCGCCAGCATCTCCATCATTGTTCCCACCTACAATCGGGCCCAATATCTACCAGCTTCGCTCGATGCATTGTTGCCGCAGATTGGACGCGATGACGAGATTATCGTCGTCGTCGATGGCTCGACCGACGAAACGGCTGACGTGCTTGCCCGGTACGGAAACCGGATCGAGGTCATAGAGCAGGCCAATGCCGGCAAGGCGCGTGCATTGAACGCCGGGCTGCAGAAATGCAGGGGGCAGTTCGTCTGGATCGTCGATGACGACGACGTTGTTTGCCCCACGGCGCTCGGCGATCTCATGCAGGTCTTCGAGGCCGATCCATCGGCCGGCATCGCCTACGGGCGCTATGTGCGTTTCCAGCACGAAAAAGATGGCGCTGCCAAGTTCCTGGACACGGGCTACTGGAACGACTGTCCGACGAACGAATTCCTGATCGCCACGCTTGAGGATTTCTTCGTCCACCAGCCTGGCATGCTCGTCCGCCGCAGCCTCTATGACGCTGCCGGGGCATTCGATGAAGCACTGCCGCGATCCGTGGACTACGACATGCTGATCAGGCTTTCTCTCCTCGGCAAGGCGGCTTCGACCGCCAATGTCATCTTTCACCAGCGCCTGCACGACGGCGACCGGGGACCGGCGGCGAGCCGTTTCCAGGCGCAGCGACGCGATCAAAACTGGATCAGCAATGATGCGCTGATCTTCGATCGTTTGCACCAGACCTTGCCGCTCACCGACTATCTGCCGTCGCGGCGCATCGAGAGTGGCGATGAAGAGCGCAGCGCGCTCCTGCAGCGGGGTGCGATCATGGCCCGCAAGAAGCGCTGGGACATCGCCATCTCCGACTTCGGTCGCGCTCTTGAGCAAAGCCGGAGTCCGCTGACGCCCTATGAAAAGCGCATCCTCCGGCGCGCGACTGGATCGAAATACGACTGCGACGAGGTCTTCGGGAATGCCCTGATCGACGAAGGACTGCGCTCGCTCAGCGGCAGTTTTCCGCCGGGGCGCGAACTCGCCCGTTCGCTCGCCCGCGGCCTTGTCTGGAGAGCGCGCCAAGCCGCGGCGCAGGGTCAGCTCAAGCGCAGTTCGCGCATCGCCGCCCAGGCCTGTCGTTGGGCCGCCGCGTCCTGGGGCTGA
- a CDS encoding oligosaccharide flippase family protein: MSRAVKLTGQAIWASLGQLAQALLATISTIILARILGAETYGVFALGLLIVGFAEIFVGGHAADIVVQKPDATTGHRNAAFAALVVISVLSAVVIGVSSGVASAFFEAPQLKAPLLAMLVLPILTGLASVPNQILVRRLQFNELARIGAVSGVLAVAVGVVLAISGAGIWSLVIMEIVRRSVNLIMLIPAARWSPGFGFVRQELIDVLRFASRRVENNGLTYISQNALPRLFIGQWLGTEALGLFAVARRLLDQLHNILSGPVAAVAFPAASQLQHDRERLAKLIDTSVRLTTWVFWPVVLGVAMIAPILVPLAFGEGWAEAVPVLQVLALGTLRAPVSSFNTAVLVAFGRMGSVSSISVLSIVLGVAFLFVGVQYGLVGVAAALSLRQWALWPVGAMQVYRVSALHPLGQLRTLFVAAMPSLIMAGAVWTAGRMIDGLTPVPMLCLQVAIGVIVYGVAWAAFNPRETVLVFKAVFDLVRGDWASAKSRIPLILGTMSAP; encoded by the coding sequence TTGAGCCGAGCAGTAAAACTGACCGGGCAAGCCATCTGGGCTTCATTGGGCCAATTGGCGCAGGCGTTGCTTGCAACCATCAGCACCATCATCCTGGCGAGAATCCTCGGCGCCGAAACCTATGGTGTCTTTGCTCTGGGGCTGCTGATCGTCGGCTTCGCCGAGATCTTCGTCGGGGGACACGCGGCCGACATCGTCGTGCAGAAACCGGACGCCACGACCGGACATCGCAATGCGGCCTTCGCGGCTCTGGTTGTCATCTCCGTTCTCTCGGCAGTCGTCATCGGTGTCAGCAGTGGGGTGGCCTCAGCCTTCTTCGAGGCGCCGCAGCTCAAGGCGCCGCTGCTTGCGATGCTCGTCCTGCCAATCCTCACGGGGCTGGCAAGCGTCCCCAACCAGATCCTCGTGCGGCGCCTGCAGTTCAACGAGCTTGCCCGCATCGGGGCGGTATCGGGTGTGCTGGCGGTCGCGGTCGGCGTTGTGCTGGCGATTTCGGGCGCCGGTATCTGGAGCCTCGTCATCATGGAGATCGTGCGGCGCTCGGTGAACCTGATCATGCTGATTCCCGCAGCGCGCTGGTCGCCCGGTTTCGGCTTTGTCCGCCAGGAACTCATCGATGTGCTGCGTTTTGCATCCCGCAGGGTCGAGAACAACGGACTGACCTACATCTCCCAGAACGCCCTGCCGCGACTGTTCATCGGCCAGTGGCTCGGGACGGAAGCGCTCGGCCTTTTTGCGGTTGCCCGCCGGCTGCTCGACCAGTTGCACAATATTCTGAGTGGCCCCGTTGCCGCGGTCGCCTTTCCGGCAGCATCGCAATTGCAGCATGACCGCGAGCGGCTTGCCAAGCTGATCGATACGTCGGTCCGGCTGACCACCTGGGTGTTCTGGCCAGTCGTTCTCGGCGTTGCGATGATCGCACCGATCCTCGTGCCGCTGGCCTTCGGCGAGGGGTGGGCCGAAGCCGTCCCGGTACTGCAGGTACTCGCTCTTGGAACCTTGCGGGCGCCGGTCTCGAGCTTCAACACGGCCGTGCTGGTGGCCTTCGGGCGGATGGGTTCGGTCTCCTCTATTTCGGTGCTGTCGATCGTGCTGGGTGTCGCCTTCCTTTTCGTCGGCGTCCAATACGGCCTCGTCGGCGTCGCGGCAGCGCTGTCGCTGAGGCAATGGGCTCTCTGGCCCGTTGGCGCCATGCAGGTCTATCGCGTGTCCGCCCTCCATCCCCTGGGGCAGCTGCGCACGCTCTTCGTCGCCGCGATGCCATCCCTGATCATGGCGGGCGCTGTCTGGACCGCCGGGCGGATGATCGATGGCCTTACGCCCGTCCCGATGCTCTGCCTGCAGGTTGCGATCGGTGTCATTGTGTACGGGGTGGCTTGGGCGGCCTTCAATCCGCGCGAGACTGTGCTTGTGTTCAAAGCGGTCTTTGACCTCGTCCGCGGGGATTGGGCTTCGGCGAAATCGCGGATCCCACTCATTCTCGGAACGATGTCTGCCCCATAA
- a CDS encoding sugar-transfer associated ATP-grasp domain-containing protein: protein MGALPIVGVVRHRLSLLQHFWALERRGNRGLPNLRLMSRGFLSNRAWLYPLDRFDAHLFLTDLEAEARLPRLNSTEAMALLGDKLRFHEWVRSGSFPGTCPELIGLVEDGRATTLDGSPLPRADVEGRAMISKPVDGSGGRGVRRISSVDEVDRRGRFLLEAAVVQHPYASAIYPHAVNTIRVLVGHDEASGKTILLGAAHRFGTERSRPTDNFKAGGIVSLIELESGTLSDAISDDGGPSRTTLPRHPETGTRIGGTMIPHWNDIKTLARACTRSIAGLVYVGWDIALTEDGPIVIEGNGTLANPNLIQFHEPMLLRQEVRDFFAAKGAISPNRLERIRASQRHRSFKAD from the coding sequence ATGGGCGCGCTCCCGATCGTCGGCGTGGTACGCCACCGCCTCTCGCTCCTGCAGCACTTCTGGGCGCTGGAGCGGCGCGGAAATCGCGGCCTTCCCAATCTGCGGCTGATGAGCCGCGGCTTCCTCTCCAACCGCGCCTGGCTGTATCCGCTCGACCGGTTCGACGCTCACCTGTTTCTGACCGACCTCGAGGCGGAGGCCCGGTTGCCGCGGCTGAACAGCACCGAAGCCATGGCGCTGCTCGGCGACAAGCTCCGGTTTCATGAATGGGTCCGCTCCGGAAGCTTCCCGGGGACCTGCCCGGAATTGATTGGGCTCGTCGAGGACGGCCGTGCCACCACGCTCGATGGCAGCCCGTTGCCGCGCGCCGACGTTGAAGGCCGCGCTATGATCTCTAAGCCGGTCGATGGCAGCGGCGGCCGCGGCGTGCGACGCATTTCATCAGTCGACGAGGTCGATCGGCGCGGTCGGTTCTTGCTCGAGGCCGCAGTGGTGCAACACCCTTACGCATCGGCGATCTATCCGCATGCCGTCAACACGATCCGGGTTCTAGTCGGCCATGACGAAGCGTCCGGCAAGACCATCCTGCTCGGGGCGGCCCACCGGTTCGGAACGGAACGCTCGCGGCCGACAGACAACTTCAAGGCCGGCGGGATCGTGTCCCTGATCGAACTGGAAAGCGGCACGCTATCCGATGCGATTTCCGATGACGGCGGCCCAAGCCGAACCACGCTCCCCCGCCACCCCGAAACCGGCACGCGCATCGGCGGCACGATGATCCCGCATTGGAATGACATCAAGACGCTGGCGCGCGCATGCACGCGCTCGATCGCGGGGCTCGTCTATGTCGGCTGGGATATCGCCTTGACCGAGGACGGCCCGATCGTGATCGAGGGCAATGGGACGCTTGCCAATCCCAACCTCATCCAGTTTCACGAGCCGATGCTGCTGCGCCAGGAAGTGCGCGATTTTTTCGCGGCAAAGGGCGCCATCAGCCCAAACCGACTGGAGCGCATTCGCGCATCACAACGCCACAGGTCCTTCAAGGCAGACTAA
- a CDS encoding sugar-transfer associated ATP-grasp domain-containing protein — MLQSLVDQTIDKRRLRFLKSHARRYWADSASADDRQLAPLQRIQDILAGFDPKEADWYRQIRGDLDGVVTNCEREQHLHGLNGHYAYVLDNKAVFGELLASMRLPTPQIFSCYFGDRWHWRDDSRRAFGDELATHGRFVIKPALGSKGRSVQIGTAMDHVNNYRGEDAILTSFVQQADYAQTIFPDALNTIRLLMLRDDDGAPVAAAAIHRFGGARSVPVDNFSAGGLVSKVDLQTGRLSRALSIADGNLVRYHDVHPDTQMAIADVEIAHWPAVLRLVEDLGRAFPYLHYVGWDIAVTAEGPIVIEGNAHPSLRFFQLYDRLLDEPQLRRIFARYIPRAKDGPL; from the coding sequence ATGCTGCAAAGTCTGGTTGACCAAACGATCGACAAGCGCCGCCTTCGCTTCCTGAAAAGCCACGCCCGTCGCTACTGGGCCGACAGTGCCTCGGCCGACGACCGGCAACTGGCACCGCTGCAGCGGATCCAGGACATCCTGGCCGGTTTCGATCCGAAGGAGGCCGATTGGTATCGCCAGATACGCGGCGACCTCGACGGCGTCGTGACCAATTGCGAAAGGGAACAGCATCTGCACGGGCTGAACGGGCACTATGCCTATGTTCTCGACAACAAGGCGGTGTTCGGAGAACTCCTTGCCTCGATGCGGTTGCCGACCCCACAGATATTCTCCTGCTATTTCGGAGACCGATGGCATTGGCGGGACGACAGCCGGCGCGCCTTCGGCGATGAACTCGCGACCCATGGCCGTTTCGTCATCAAGCCGGCGCTGGGTTCGAAAGGACGTTCCGTGCAGATCGGCACGGCAATGGACCACGTCAACAATTACCGCGGCGAAGATGCGATCCTGACCAGCTTCGTGCAGCAGGCCGACTATGCGCAGACGATCTTTCCCGACGCCTTGAATACCATACGCCTGCTGATGCTGCGGGACGATGATGGCGCTCCGGTCGCAGCCGCCGCCATTCACCGCTTTGGCGGCGCCCGCTCGGTGCCGGTCGATAATTTCAGCGCGGGCGGGCTGGTTTCGAAAGTCGACCTACAGACGGGACGGCTGTCCCGCGCCTTATCGATCGCGGATGGCAATCTGGTCCGCTATCACGATGTGCACCCGGACACGCAAATGGCGATTGCCGATGTCGAGATTGCCCACTGGCCTGCAGTCCTGCGGCTTGTCGAGGATCTCGGCCGCGCCTTCCCGTATCTGCATTATGTCGGATGGGACATCGCCGTAACGGCGGAAGGACCGATCGTCATCGAAGGCAACGCCCATCCGAGCCTGCGCTTCTTTCAACTTTACGATCGCCTGCTCGATGAGCCGCAACTGCGTCGGATCTTTGCCCGCTACATTCCACGAGCCAAGGATGGCCCACTCTGA
- a CDS encoding ATP-grasp fold amidoligase family protein — MSTMKEYSRQFLARQAPDLLTHLYRWSRANRFRGERRINTREFIEMQYRARTGRELQVDEPRGLSEKLNALKLMPATALQTICADKIKVRDYVAERVGPDILIPAILSTYRLRDITPENIREEAFVLKTNHDFGGVVICRDRDTFDWDAARAKLADHLAFNHWYRHREPVYRDIRPGVLVEAFLEPDSADGLREYKIFCFHGRPHFIMVIREKDGLRSKTVFDTDWQPLPVRRRGAPAEADGLEPPQSLRSLLDIATELAAPFAFSRVDLYENFGRIRFGEITFFPEGGTDIFEPYEWELRFGDLLRLPGEQPRKGTHA; from the coding sequence ATGTCCACCATGAAGGAATATTCCCGCCAGTTCCTGGCGCGGCAAGCCCCCGATCTCCTTACCCATCTCTACCGTTGGTCTCGCGCCAATCGTTTTCGCGGCGAGCGGCGGATCAACACCCGCGAGTTCATAGAGATGCAGTATCGCGCCCGCACGGGAAGAGAGTTGCAAGTCGATGAGCCGCGAGGGCTCAGCGAAAAGCTCAACGCGTTGAAGCTGATGCCGGCGACCGCGTTGCAGACGATCTGCGCCGACAAGATCAAGGTGCGCGATTATGTTGCCGAGCGTGTCGGCCCGGATATTCTCATCCCGGCGATCCTGTCCACCTATCGACTGAGGGACATCACGCCGGAGAACATCCGAGAAGAGGCCTTCGTCCTCAAGACGAATCACGACTTCGGCGGTGTGGTGATATGCCGTGACCGGGACACGTTCGACTGGGATGCCGCCCGCGCCAAGCTCGCCGACCACCTGGCATTCAACCATTGGTACCGGCATCGCGAGCCGGTTTATCGCGATATCCGGCCGGGTGTCCTGGTCGAGGCGTTTCTGGAACCTGACTCGGCCGACGGCCTGCGCGAATACAAGATCTTCTGCTTCCACGGTCGCCCGCATTTCATCATGGTCATCCGCGAGAAGGACGGCTTACGCAGCAAGACGGTCTTCGACACCGATTGGCAGCCTTTGCCGGTGCGGCGGCGCGGTGCGCCAGCCGAAGCGGACGGCCTAGAGCCTCCCCAGTCCCTTCGGTCCCTGCTCGACATTGCGACAGAACTCGCCGCTCCATTCGCGTTCAGCCGGGTCGACCTCTACGAAAACTTCGGCCGTATCCGCTTCGGCGAGATCACCTTCTTCCCCGAGGGCGGCACAGATATTTTCGAACCTTATGAGTGGGAACTGCGTTTCGGTGACTTGCTGAGATTGCCTGGAGAGCAACCAAGAAAGGGAACCCACGCTTGA
- a CDS encoding transporter substrate-binding domain-containing protein, with protein MRKLVLQLAVGAAALALATAAQAGETLDRVMSKKAMVVATNSGWPPQSYLDDSNQLVGFDIDVSREIGKRLGVEVSFETPEWATLTGGRWQGRYDVGVGSVTPTKPRAQVIDFAGIYYYSPYVYVVHKDSEAKAVTDLNGKVIGVETATTSEDFIRRQLEIDAPGLPPIEYKLEPGEIRTFADSMLPFDDLRLGDGVRLDAVIAPEQTALNAIKNGYPLKVLEGEYAFKEPLVVIAEKTDPEWTKKIGDLIAEMKKDGTLASFTTKWYGKDYSAD; from the coding sequence GTGAGGAAACTGGTTCTACAGCTCGCCGTCGGCGCTGCCGCGCTGGCGCTTGCCACCGCCGCGCAGGCAGGCGAGACGCTCGACCGTGTCATGAGCAAGAAGGCGATGGTTGTCGCCACCAACAGCGGGTGGCCGCCGCAGAGCTATCTCGATGACAGCAACCAGCTTGTCGGCTTCGACATCGATGTCTCCCGCGAGATCGGCAAGCGCCTTGGCGTCGAAGTCAGCTTCGAAACGCCGGAGTGGGCCACTTTGACCGGCGGCCGATGGCAGGGACGTTATGACGTCGGCGTCGGCTCGGTCACCCCGACCAAGCCACGCGCCCAGGTCATCGACTTTGCCGGCATCTATTACTACAGCCCCTATGTCTACGTCGTTCACAAGGACAGCGAGGCGAAGGCTGTCACCGACTTGAACGGCAAGGTCATCGGGGTCGAAACGGCAACGACTTCGGAGGATTTCATTCGTCGTCAGTTGGAAATCGACGCGCCGGGCCTGCCGCCGATCGAATATAAGCTGGAACCGGGTGAGATCCGCACCTTCGCCGATTCCATGCTTCCCTTCGACGACCTCCGCCTCGGCGACGGCGTGCGGCTCGATGCCGTGATTGCGCCGGAACAGACCGCGCTCAACGCCATCAAGAACGGTTATCCGCTGAAGGTGCTCGAAGGCGAGTACGCGTTCAAGGAACCGCTTGTCGTGATCGCGGAAAAGACCGATCCGGAGTGGACGAAGAAGATTGGCGATCTCATCGCTGAGATGAAGAAGGACGGCACGCTCGCAAGCTTTACCACCAAGTGGTACGGCAAGGACTACAGCGCCGACTGA
- a CDS encoding NAD(P)/FAD-dependent oxidoreductase, protein MSYPDTYYKNTMVDRKVRPVLSDAIECDTVVVGGGLAGLTTALQLARAGQSVVVLEAESVGFGASGRNGGFVSPGFATGGENIARATGAEGARQIHRLSIEGVDFVRDTIAALKIESAHAQPGITSVLRYDDGGSLKAHADAMRQNYGYELEYFDTEHIRAVLKSKRYFQGLRDPKAFHMHPLNYLRAVAEEIERLGGRIYEGSAATGSMLDGAEKTVSTVRGRVKARQVVFTTGGYTGALNGRLQRAFLPIATYVMLSEEAPELIRSAIATRDAIGDNRRAGDYYRLVDGGKRLLWGGRITTRAASPAALAAELRREMTGTYPQLKGLKTELAWSGLMSYARHLMPQIGEMRPGVWHCTAFGGHGLNTTAIGGKLVAEGILGQSDRYKLFRPFGLVWAGGYAGLAVAQLTYWKLQAQDWWRERAA, encoded by the coding sequence ATGTCCTATCCCGATACCTACTATAAAAACACGATGGTCGACCGGAAGGTCAGGCCAGTGCTTTCGGATGCCATCGAATGTGACACGGTCGTTGTCGGCGGTGGCCTCGCAGGTCTGACAACGGCGCTTCAGCTTGCGCGCGCCGGGCAGTCGGTCGTCGTGCTCGAAGCCGAAAGCGTCGGCTTCGGCGCGTCGGGCCGTAACGGCGGCTTCGTCAGCCCCGGTTTCGCGACCGGTGGCGAGAATATCGCTCGCGCGACCGGTGCCGAAGGTGCACGCCAAATCCACCGTCTGTCTATCGAGGGCGTGGACTTCGTTCGTGATACGATCGCCGCGCTGAAGATCGAGAGCGCCCATGCGCAGCCCGGCATCACGAGTGTCTTGCGCTATGACGACGGCGGCAGCTTGAAGGCGCACGCCGATGCGATGCGCCAAAACTATGGGTACGAGTTGGAGTATTTCGACACTGAGCATATTCGCGCGGTGTTGAAGTCGAAGCGCTATTTCCAGGGCTTGCGTGACCCCAAGGCGTTCCACATGCATCCGCTGAACTACCTCCGGGCGGTGGCGGAAGAAATCGAGCGCCTGGGTGGGCGGATCTACGAAGGCTCGGCGGCAACGGGAAGCATGCTCGACGGTGCCGAAAAGACGGTGTCGACCGTTCGCGGCCGGGTCAAGGCGCGCCAGGTGGTCTTCACCACCGGTGGCTATACCGGTGCGCTCAATGGCCGGCTGCAACGCGCTTTCCTGCCGATCGCAACCTATGTGATGCTGAGCGAGGAAGCGCCGGAGCTGATCCGGTCGGCGATCGCCACCCGCGATGCGATCGGCGACAACCGCCGCGCCGGCGACTATTACCGCTTGGTCGATGGCGGCAAGCGGCTGCTCTGGGGCGGGCGCATCACCACCCGCGCCGCTTCGCCGGCCGCCCTTGCCGCCGAATTGCGCCGCGAGATGACCGGCACCTACCCGCAGCTGAAAGGTCTCAAGACCGAACTCGCCTGGTCGGGCCTGATGTCCTACGCCCGCCATCTGATGCCCCAGATCGGCGAGATGCGGCCGGGCGTCTGGCATTGCACCGCCTTCGGCGGCCATGGTCTCAACACCACGGCGATCGGCGGCAAGCTGGTGGCCGAAGGCATTCTCGGCCAGTCCGACCGCTACAAGCTCTTCCGGCCGTTCGGCCTGGTCTGGGCCGGCGGCTATGCCGGACTGGCGGTGGCCCAACTCACCTACTGGAAACTGCAGGCACAGGACTGGTGGCGCGAGCGCGCGGCCTGA
- a CDS encoding amino acid ABC transporter permease: MIGRLILTYPDVARRSGLFLMLALVTLAIYGLGISSAWIGHLLPPSTEWLEANPALARLVSAGLVALIAAANWKALRQLPRRGQVIGVWVELFVLLMLFFYSFDLSFAFIAKKIGYLVSQGVVTTLYISVISIAIATLIALVGAIAKLSKNGVIYGLATFYTSLFRGLPLLMQIYIIYLGLPQVGYVIGAVPAGILALSLCYGAYMTEIFRAGIESIPRGQTEGATALGLSPNQTMALVVMPQAMRVIIPPTGNQFIAMLKDSSLVSVVGVWEIMYLARTQGQTEFRHIEMLITASMIYWILSIGLEFLQSRVEARFGRYNAR; this comes from the coding sequence ATGATTGGTCGTCTGATACTGACTTATCCGGATGTCGCGCGACGGTCCGGCCTGTTTCTCATGCTGGCGCTCGTCACGCTGGCGATCTACGGGCTCGGCATCAGCTCCGCCTGGATCGGCCATCTGCTGCCGCCGTCGACGGAATGGCTGGAGGCCAATCCGGCGCTCGCCCGGCTGGTCAGCGCCGGGCTGGTCGCGCTGATCGCGGCGGCGAACTGGAAGGCCTTGCGGCAATTGCCGCGCCGCGGCCAGGTGATCGGCGTCTGGGTCGAGCTTTTCGTGCTCCTGATGCTGTTCTTCTACTCGTTCGATCTGTCCTTCGCCTTCATCGCCAAGAAGATCGGCTACCTGGTCTCCCAGGGCGTCGTCACGACGCTCTACATCTCGGTGATCTCGATCGCGATCGCCACCCTGATCGCGCTCGTCGGCGCCATTGCCAAGCTGTCGAAGAACGGCGTCATCTACGGGCTCGCCACCTTCTACACCTCGCTCTTCCGCGGCCTGCCGCTGTTGATGCAGATCTACATCATCTATCTCGGCCTGCCGCAGGTCGGCTACGTCATCGGTGCCGTGCCGGCCGGCATCCTGGCGCTGTCGCTCTGCTATGGCGCCTACATGACCGAGATCTTCCGGGCCGGCATCGAGAGCATTCCGCGCGGCCAGACCGAAGGCGCGACCGCGCTCGGCCTCAGCCCGAACCAGACGATGGCGCTGGTGGTCATGCCGCAGGCGATGCGCGTCATCATCCCGCCGACCGGCAACCAGTTCATCGCCATGCTGAAGGACTCGTCGCTCGTCTCCGTCGTCGGTGTCTGGGAGATCATGTATCTCGCCCGCACCCAGGGGCAGACCGAGTTCCGCCACATCGAGATGCTGATCACCGCCTCGATGATCTACTGGATCCTGTCGATTGGCCTCGAATTCCTGCAGTCGCGTGTCGAAGCCCGCTTCGGGCGGTACAATGCCCGCTGA
- a CDS encoding PfkB family carbohydrate kinase has protein sequence MTTFRLAAVGDNCIDRFQAPVSEAYVGGNAINVAVQWALLGHQSHYFGAVGGDRDGAQVRQLLEQNGVRLAGLKERDVNTAYTDIGITPEGERVFLYENFGACAGYRPDAGDLALLKTMDHVHIGWLDDGGALRRALATAGVSVSQDMSVNAAPANLGVEGLSIAFGSGSDGDQDAERLAGDFLARGAGLAVVTRGALGSLASNGAELVSTGSRPVDVVDTTGAGDSFIAGFILAQLQGRPLVERLEAGRDLAARTCTHVGGFPQQPHAL, from the coding sequence ATGACCACCTTTCGCCTTGCTGCCGTCGGCGACAATTGCATCGACCGCTTCCAGGCACCGGTAAGCGAGGCCTATGTCGGTGGCAACGCGATCAACGTCGCCGTCCAGTGGGCGCTTCTCGGACACCAATCGCACTACTTCGGCGCCGTCGGCGGTGACCGCGACGGCGCGCAGGTGCGGCAACTTCTTGAACAGAACGGCGTGCGGCTCGCAGGCCTCAAGGAGCGCGATGTCAACACCGCCTATACCGATATCGGCATCACTCCGGAGGGAGAGCGTGTCTTCCTCTACGAGAATTTCGGTGCCTGCGCCGGCTATCGACCCGACGCGGGCGACCTCGCTCTCCTGAAAACCATGGATCACGTGCATATCGGCTGGCTCGACGACGGCGGCGCCTTGCGAAGGGCGCTGGCAACTGCAGGCGTCAGCGTCTCGCAGGATATGTCCGTCAACGCCGCCCCGGCCAACCTTGGCGTAGAAGGCCTCAGCATAGCCTTCGGCTCCGGCAGCGACGGCGATCAGGACGCAGAACGATTGGCCGGTGATTTCCTTGCTCGCGGAGCCGGGCTCGCCGTCGTGACGCGCGGCGCCCTCGGTTCGCTTGCCAGCAACGGAGCCGAACTGGTGTCAACCGGAAGCCGCCCGGTCGATGTGGTCGACACCACAGGCGCGGGCGACAGCTTTATCGCCGGCTTCATTCTCGCTCAGCTTCAAGGCCGCCCGCTCGTGGAACGGTTGGAGGCCGGGCGCGACCTCGCTGCACGTACATGCACCCATGTCGGCGGGTTTCCGCAACAGCCGCACGCTCTCTAG
- a CDS encoding SIS domain-containing protein, which translates to MLNFDEQRFLRIQSGAAALHQQLDDTIAACLAAGAENIFFTGTGGAAILMQPAAQLLQRQSRFPTFVGLPAELVLSGSANLNSRSIVVIPSLSGTTKESVALLEKAKSVGATVLTLVGHKDTPLGQGGDHVFVNFAEDDTSCESFYLQSLFIALSIMHHRGELESYEQIVGELETLPKSLLEVKRSFESRAEDFAKVLAGSSYHIITGAGNVWPEAFYYGMCILEEMQWIRTRPVHASDFFHGTLELVEEDVSVILFKGEDATRPLADRVQNFAPGYTNKLAVLDTAEFALPGLSSDVRGLVSPIVLATVLERISAHLEVMRNHPLTTRRYYKRVAY; encoded by the coding sequence ATGCTGAACTTTGACGAACAGAGATTTCTTCGCATCCAGTCGGGCGCCGCCGCCCTGCACCAACAACTCGACGACACCATCGCGGCCTGTCTCGCCGCAGGCGCTGAGAACATCTTTTTCACGGGAACAGGCGGCGCCGCCATCTTGATGCAGCCGGCTGCCCAGCTCCTTCAGCGCCAGTCCCGTTTCCCCACATTTGTCGGCCTGCCGGCCGAGCTTGTCCTTTCCGGATCGGCAAACCTCAATTCAAGGTCGATCGTGGTCATTCCCTCCCTCTCCGGCACGACGAAGGAAAGTGTGGCGCTGCTCGAGAAAGCAAAGTCGGTCGGCGCGACGGTATTGACGCTCGTCGGACATAAGGACACGCCGCTCGGCCAAGGCGGCGACCACGTCTTCGTCAACTTCGCCGAGGACGACACCTCCTGCGAATCCTTCTATCTGCAATCGCTCTTCATCGCGCTTTCGATCATGCACCACCGCGGAGAACTCGAAAGTTACGAGCAGATCGTGGGCGAACTGGAAACCCTTCCGAAATCGCTGCTGGAGGTGAAGCGCAGCTTCGAATCCCGGGCCGAGGATTTTGCGAAGGTTCTCGCCGGCTCAAGCTATCACATCATCACCGGCGCCGGTAACGTCTGGCCGGAAGCCTTCTACTACGGCATGTGCATTCTCGAGGAGATGCAGTGGATCCGTACCCGTCCTGTGCACGCGTCCGACTTCTTCCATGGAACGCTTGAACTGGTGGAAGAAGATGTCAGCGTCATCCTGTTCAAGGGCGAAGATGCGACGCGCCCGCTTGCCGACCGCGTTCAGAACTTCGCGCCCGGCTACACGAACAAGCTTGCCGTGCTCGACACGGCGGAATTCGCCCTCCCCGGCCTTTCTTCCGACGTGCGCGGTCTCGTCTCGCCGATCGTACTTGCAACGGTGCTCGAGCGCATCAGTGCCCATCTCGAGGTGATGCGCAATCACCCTCTGACGACGCGGCGTTACTACAAGCGCGTTGCCTACTGA